In Hoplias malabaricus isolate fHopMal1 chromosome 6, fHopMal1.hap1, whole genome shotgun sequence, a single window of DNA contains:
- the sync gene encoding syncoilin, whose product MDDEDVKLEEAYGPLPEPKLKLEPLFIEEEDEDYFEDCLEEMEAVFALPQQTIAYSQKCREAMQAEFNGLMMQMLAQLDDFDAAHEIKSTPPVFFAETEHMSASNGFKDTSKYENFVPETAVVMAEDESEGCNEEEPEFSSAMMIKELGTSFESCIEEVNQLEQRKEELVQELLELEKPMAAEVQALRNELKNAKNLLSKARIERQSLQEEMRVVKRRLFFAARDCAQSQVALATQQKHVEQLNQEQEEMKTYVEKLTEDITQLHSEHQENLQALQHQKDNITQESSKDKTRSYLYQGRRASTDLQQYLQDGIKSLEEWYEPRLVALLKIRESSAEALSKSKEQCQELKAQIGPLKDEEQRLGLERARLEERIRLMERQRKENVEQYRGTIDLLEESSRELKTELQIQIKKIKEMETLKNSLVKQLYFYRQRTEGHHTQEILMTQVDS is encoded by the exons ATGGACGACGAAGATGTGAAGTTAGAGGAAGCCTACGGGCCTCTGCCAGAGCCTAAGTTAAAACTTGAACCCTTATTCATTgaggaagaagatgaagatTACTTTGAAGATTGCTTGGAGGAGATGGAGGCTGTCTTTGCTCTTCCTCAACAAACAATAGCCTATTCACAGAAATGTCGGGAAGCCATGCAGGCTGAATTTAATGGACTTATGATGCAGATGTTGGCACAGCTAGATGACTTTGATGCCGCCCATGAGATCAAGTCTACTCCACCAGTTTTCTTTGCAGAAACGGAGCACATGTCAGCTAGTAATGGCTTCAAGGACACGAGCAAGTATGAAAACTTTGTTCCGGAGACAGCAGTAGTCATGGCAGAAGATGAGTCTGAAGGCTGTAATGAAGAAGAACCAGAGTTTTCTTCAGCCATGATGATAAAGGAACTTGGGACATCATTTGAGAGCTGCATTGAAGAGGTCAATCAGCTGGAGCAAAGGAAGGAGGAGCTGGTTCAGGAACTTCTAGAGTTGGAAAAGCCCATGGCAGCGGAGGTGCAGGCTTTGAGAAATGAGCTGAAAAATGCCAAGAACCTTCTCTCCAAGGCCAGAATAGAAAGACAGAGTTTGCAGGAGGAGATGCGCGTGGTCAAGAGAAGGTTGTTTTTTGCCGCTAGGGACTGTGCACAAAGCCAGGTGGCCTTGGCAACACAGCAAAAACACGTGGAGCAGTTAAACCAAGAGCAG gaAGAGATGAAGACTTATGTTGAGAAACTGACTGAAGATATTACCCAGCTTCATTCTGAACACCAAGAAAATCTTCAGGCCTTGCAACATCAGAAGGACAACATTACCCAGGAGTCCAGCAAGGACAAAACGCGCTCATACCTGTACCAAGGTCGACGGGCCTCCACTGACCTGCAGCAGTACCTTCAGGATGGAATCAAATCACTGGAAGAATGGTATGAGCCCCGATTGGTGGCCTTACTGAAGATACGAGAAAGTAGTGCAGAGGCTTTAAGCAAGTCCAAGGAACAGTGCCAGGAGCTGAAGGCCCAGATTGGGCCCCTAAAGGATGAAGAGCAGAGACTGGGTTTGGAGAGGGCCCGACTGGAAGAGCGCATTCGTCTAATGGAGAGGCAAAGGAAGGAAAATGTGGAGCAATATAGA GGAACCATTGACCTCTTAGAGGAGAGTAGCAGAGAGCTGAAGACTGAGCTCCAGATTCAGATAAAAAAGATCAAAGAAATGGAGACCTTAAAGAACAGCCTGGTCAAGCAGCTGTACTTCTATAG acaaaGGACAGAGGGCCATCACACCCAGGAGATCCTAATGACGCAGGTGGATTCCTGA
- the rbbp4 gene encoding histone-binding protein RBBP4 has product MADKDAAFDDAVEERVINEEYKIWKKNTPFLYDLVMTHALEWPSLTAQWLPDVTRPEGKDYSVHRLVLGTHTSDEQNHLVIASVQLPNDDTQFDASHYDSEKGEFGGFGSVSGKIEIEIKINHEGEVNRARYMPQNPCIIATKTPTSDVLVFDYTKHPSKPDPSGECTPDLRLRGHQKEGYGLSWNPNLSGCLLSASDDHTICLWDISTVPKEGKIVDAKTIFTGHTAVVEDVSWHLLHESLFGSVADDQKLMIWDTRSNNTSKPSHAVDAHTAEVNCLSFNPYSEFILATGSADKTVALWDLRNLKLKLHSFESHKDEIFQVQWSPHNETILASSGTDRRLNVWDLSKIGEEQSPEDAEDGPPELLFIHGGHTAKISDFSWNPNEPWVICSVSEDNIMQVWQMAENIYNDEDPEGAADTEVQG; this is encoded by the exons ATGGCGGATAAAGACG ctgCTTTTGATGATGCTGTTGAAGAGAGGGTGATAAACGAAGAGTACAAGATATGGAAGAAAAACACCCCATTTCTCTACGACCTGGTGATGACACACGCTCTGGAGTGGCCaagcctcacagctcagtgGTTACCTGATGTCACCAG ACCTGAGGGTAAAGACTACAGCGTCCATCGACTGGTCCTTGGCACTCACACCTCAGATGAGCAAAACCACCTGGTTATTGCCAGTGTTCAGCTGCCTAATGATGACACCCAGTTTGATGCCTCGCATTACGATAGTGAGAAAGGAG agtTTGGAGGCTTTGGCTCGGTCAGTGGTAAGATTGAGATTGAAATTAAGATCAACCACGAAGGAGAGGTGAACAGGGCCCGCTACATGCCTCAGAACCCCTGCATCATTGCTACCAAGACTCCCACTAGTGATGTGCTGGTCTTTGATTACACCAAGCATCCATCTAAACCTG ACCCCTCTGGTGAGTGCACTCCTGACCTGAGACTAAGGGGACATCAGAAAGAGGGTTATGGCCTCTCTTGGAATCCCAACCTGAGTGGCTGCCTGCTCAGTGCATCTGATGATCAC ACGATCTGTCTTTGGGACATCAGCACTGTGCCGAAGGAAGGAAAGATAGTTGATGCAAAAACCATTTTCACTGGTCATACGGCAGTGGTAGAAGATGTTTCATGGCATCTGCTGCACGAGTCCCTCTTTGGGTCAGTTGCTGATGATCAGAAGCTTATGAT CTGGGATACACGCTCCAATAATACATCCAAGCCCAGTCATGCAGTGGATGCACACACTGCAGAAGTCAATTGCCTGTCGTTTAATCCCTACAGCGAGTTCATCCTGGCCACTGGCTCTGCTGACAAg acTGTAGCACTGTGGGATCTTAGGAACCTGAAACTGAAGCTACACTCTTTTGAGTCACACAAAGATGAAATTTTCCAG GTTCAATGGTCACCACATAATGAGACTATTCTGGCCTCCAGTGGAACAGACAGACGTCTCAATGTCTGGGATCTCAG TAAAATTGGTGAAGAACAGTCACCAGAAGATGCAGAAGATGGACCTCCTGAATTGCTG TTCATCCATGGAGGCCACACTGCCAAGATCTCTGACTTTTCCTGGAACCCTAATGAGCCATGGGTGATCTGCTCTGTGTCTGAGGACAACATCATGCAAGTCTGGCAGATG GCAGAGAATATTTATAATGATGAAGATCCTGAAGGAGCTGCAGACACAGAGGTCCAAGGGTGA
- the bzw2 gene encoding eIF5-mimic protein 1, translating into MNTGKQQKPVLTGQRFKTRKRDEKEKFEPTVFRDTIIQGLNEAAGDLDAVAKFLDVTGSRLDYRRYADTLFDILIAGSMLAPGGTRIDDGDKTKVTEHCVFTAEEDQTALRSYAQVFNKLIRRYKYLEKAFEEEIKKLLLFLKAFTESEQTKLAMLTGILLANSTLPPQILTSLFSDNIVKEGIAASFAVKLFKAWMAEKDANAVTSALRKASLDKKLLELFPANKQNVEHFSKYFNEAGLKELSDFLRVQQSLGTRKELQKELQERLSQECPIREIMVYVKDEMKKNDLQEQAVIGLLWACLMNAVEWNKKEELVTEQALKHLKHYAPLLAMFSTQGQSELVLLLKIQEYCYDNIHFMKSFSKIVMLFYKADVLSEEAILKWYKDAHAAKGKSVFLEQMKKFVEWLQNAEEESESEREED; encoded by the exons ATGAATACCGGTAAGCAGCAGAAACCAGTGCTCACAGGCCAACGGTTTAAGACCAGGAAAAGGG ATGAAAAGGAGAAGTTTGAGCCCACAGTTTTCAGAGACACAATTATTCAGGGCCTCAACGAAGCAGCAGGTGATCTTGATGCTGTAGCCAAATTTCTGGATGTCACTGGATCAAGACTGGACTACCGTCGCTATGCTGACACCTTGTTTGACATCCTCATCGCTGGGAGCATGCTTG CTCCTGGGGGAACACGTATTGATGATGGGGACAAGACCAAGGTAACTGAgcactgtgtgttcactgcagAGGAAGATCAAACTGCTCTTCGCAGCTATGCTCAG GTTTTCAATAAACTTATCAGGAGATACAAATATCTAGAGAAGGCATTCGAGGAGGAAATCAAAAAG TTACTCCTCTTCCTGAAGGCCTTCACTGAGTCGGAGCAGACCAAACTGGCTATGCTGACAGGCATCCTGCTGGCTAACAGCACGCTGCCACCACAAATCCTCACCAGCCTCTTCAGTGATAATATAGTGAAAGAAG GTATTGCTGCTTCATTTGCAGTGAAGCTATTTAAGGCATGGATGGCTGAGAAAGATGCCAATGCAGTGACTTCAGCACTTCGGAAGGCCAGTCTGGATAAAAAACTCCTG GAACTCTTCCCTGCCAACAAACAGAATGTGGAGCACTTTTCAAAGTACTTTAACGAAGCTGGCCTGAAAGAGCTGTCAGACTTCCTGCGTGTGCAGCAATCCTTGGGTACACGCAAAGAGCTTCAGAAAGAACTGCAGGAGCGTCTGTCTCAGGAGTGCCCCATTAGAGAG ATCATGGTGTATGTGAAGGATGAGATGAAGAAGAATGATTTGCAGGAGCAGGCTGTGATTGGCTTATTGTGGGCCTGCCTTATGAATGCTGTGGAGTGGAATAAAAAAGAAGAACTGGTCACCGAGCAGGCTCTCAAACACTTAAAG CACTACGCTCCTCTGCTGGCCATGTTCAGTACTCAGGGCCAATCAGAACTGGTCCTGCTACTCAAGATTCAGGAGTACTGCTATGACAACATACACTTCATGAAATCATTCTCAAAGATAGTGATGCTGTTCTACAAag ctgatGTCCTTAGTGAGGAagccattttaaaatggtaCAAAGACGCACATGCTGCCAAAGGAAAAAGTGTCTTTCTGGAGCAAATGAAAAAGTTTGTAGAGTGGCTTCAGAATGCAGAGGAAG AGTCTGAGTCAGAGCGAGAAGAGGATTAA